In a genomic window of Onychostoma macrolepis isolate SWU-2019 chromosome 08, ASM1243209v1, whole genome shotgun sequence:
- the ela2l gene encoding elastase 2 like, translated as MMKFVVLAVLFVGAYGCGIPTNPPIISRVVGGVDVRPNSWPWQISLQYKSGSSWYHTCGGTLISNQWVLTAAHCISSSRTYRVFLGKHNLKEEENGSVAISAGKIIVHEGWNSFTIRNDIALIKLESAITPSSTVTPTCLPADGNVLPHNAPCYVTGWGRLYTNGPIADILQQALLPVVDYATCSKSDWWGSQVTQNMVCAGGDGVVAGCNGDSGGPLNCAGSNGAWEVHGIVSFGSGLSCNYNKKPTVFTRVSAYIDWISKNMASY; from the exons ATGATGAAGTTTGTGGTCCTGGCTGTTCTGTTTGTTGGAG CTTACGGATGTGGGATTCCCACCAACCCTCCTATTATATCGAGGGTTGTGGGGGGTGTGGATGTCCGTCCAAACAGCTGGCCCTGGCAG ATCTCCCTTCAGTACAAAAGCGGCAGCAGCTGGTACCACACTTGCGGTGGAACCCTTATTTCCAATCAGTGGGTTCTGACTGCTGCTCACTGCATCAG CAGTAGCAGAACTTACAGGGTGTTTCTGGGAAAACATAACCTGAAGGAGGAGGAGAATGGATCTGTGGCCATCAGCGCTGGAAAGATCATTGTCCACGAGGGCTGGAACTCCTTCACTATCCG TAATGACATTGCCCTGATCAAACTGGAGAGTGCCATCACTCCAAGTAGCACTGTCACTCCTACTTGTCTGCCTGCTGATGGGAATGTTCTGCCCCACAATGCTCCCTGCTATGTCACTGGTTGGGGACGTCTCTACA CCAATGGACCCATTGCTGATATCCTGCAGCAGGCTCTCCTGCCTGTGGTGGATTACGCCACCTGCTCTAAGTCTGACTGGTGGGGCTCTCAGGTCACACAAAACATGGTCTGCGCTGGTGGAGATGGTGTTGTTGCTGGATGTAAT GGCGACTCTGGTGGCCCCCTGAACTGTGCTGGTAGCAACGGCGCTTGGGAGGTCCATGGTATTGTGAGCTTTGGTTCAGGACTGAGCTGCAATTATAACAAGAAGCCCACCGTTTTTACTCGTGTGAGCGCCTACATTGACTGGATCAGCAAG AACATGGCCAGCTACTAA
- the alas2 gene encoding 5-aminolevulinate synthase, erythroid-specific, mitochondrial: MSAFLHHCPFLKSTPGPSLRNVAAYFGLADRCPIIVRQISVKATQSSEEKGLLPHKEPKRHLATTATQVAISMSQSCPFVSSKIGLVKASPQVQEDVQPNLENQDASGLMSSLFSGLQSHQSTGPKHLLKDNFTRPSFNYDDFFTQKIVEKRNDHTYRIFKTVNRFAEVFPFAEDYSIPGRLGSQVSVWCSNDYLGMSRHPHVVNAIGEALQKHGAGAGGTRNISGTSNYHVALESELAHLHQKDGALVFSSCFVANDSTLFTLAKMLPGCEIYSDMGNHASMIQGIRNSGAKRLIFRHNDASHLEELLSRSDPLTPKIVAFETVHSMDGAICPLEELCDVAHKYGALTFVDEVHAVGLYGAHGAGVGERDNVMHKIDIVSGTLGKAFGCVGGYIASSAALVDTVRSYAAGFIFTTSLPPMVLAGALESVRVLKSPEGQALRRAHQRNVKHMRQLLLDAGLPVVNCPSHIIPIRVGNAAKNSQVCDILLEKHNIYVQAINYPTVPRGEELLRLAPSPFHNPIMMNYFVEKLLEVWQEVGLPLNGPAMASCTFCDRPLYFDLMSEWEKSYFGNMEPRYITVAAQ; this comes from the exons ATGTCTGCTTTTCTGCATCATTGCCCCTTCTTGAAGTCCACTCCAGGCCCTTCTCTAAGGAATGTGGCAGCGTACTTTGGATTGGCTGACCGATGTCCGATCATTGTTCGCCAGATCTCTGTAAAAGCCACCCAGTCCTCTGAGGAAAAAG GCCTCCTCCCTCATAAGGAGCCAAAGCGGCATTTGGCGACCACAGCCACTCAGGTGGCGATCTCCATGTCCCAGAGCTGTCCCTTTGTTTCCTCTAAGATTGGACTAGTTAAAGCCAGTCCACAAGTGCAGGAGGATGTCCAGCCCAATCTTGAGAATCAAGACGCCTCTG GCTTGATGAGTTCGCTTTTCAGTGGCTTGCAAAGTCATCAGTCAACCGGTCCTAAACACCTTCTTAAAGACAACTTTA ccAGACCCAGTTTCAACTACGATGACTTCTTCACTCAGAAGATTGTGGAAAAGAGGAATGACCATACCTACCGTATCTTTAAGACAGTGAACCGTTTTGCAGAGGTTTTCCCTTTTGCTGAGGACTATTCCATCCCTGGACGCTTGGGCTCCCAGGTGTCTGTATGGTGCAGTAATGATTACCTGGGCATGAGTCGACATCCCCACGTTGTTAATGCCATAGG AGAGGCTTTGCAGAAGCATGGTGCAGGTGCAGGTGGCACCCGAAATATCTCTGGGACAAGTAACTATCATGTGGCCCTGGAGAGTGAACTGGCCCATCTACACCAGAAAGATGGAGCTCTGGTCTTTTCTTCCTGCTTTGTAGCCAATGATTCCACTCTCTTTACTTTGGCTAAAATGCTCCCAG GCTGTGAGATTTACTCAGACATGGGTAATCATGCCTCCATGATCCAGGGCATCAGGAACAGTGGGGCCAAACGCTTAATTTTCCGACACAATGATGCCAGTCATCTGGAGGAACTGCTCAGCCGCTCGGATCCACTCACACCAAAAATCGTGGCTTTTGAGACCGTTCATTCAATGGATG GTGCAATTTGCCCTCTAGAAGAGCTATGTGATGTAGCACATAAATATGGAGCTCTGACTTTTGTGGATGAGGTCCATGCTGTCGGACTGTATGGGGCTCACGGAGCAGGTGTAGGAGAGAGAGACAACGTCATGCACAAGATCGATATTGTCTCTGGAACTCTGG GTAAGGCATTTGGCTGTGTGGGTGGTTACATAGCCAGCTCTGCCGCCCTGGTGGACACTGTGCGCTCCTACGCCGCCGGTTTCATCTTCACTACCTCCTTGCCTCCCATGGTGCTGGCGGGGGCTCTGGAATCAGTGCGTGTGCTGAAGAGCCCAGAAGGCCAAGCTTTGCGCAGAGCCCATCAGAGAAACGTCAAACACATGAGACAGCTGCTGCTGGACGCTGGACTGCCTGTGGTCAACTGCCCTAGCCACATCATTCCCATTCGG GTTGGAAATGCAGCAAAAAACTCTCAGGTGTGTGATATTCTGTTGGAGAAACACAACATCTATGTGCAGGCCATAAATTACCCAACAGTGCCTCGTGGAGAAGAGCTGTTGCGGTTGGCTCCTTCTCCTTTCCACAATCCCATTATGATGAACTACTTTGTAG AGAAACTGTTGGAAGTCTGGCAGGAGGTTGGACTACCGCTGAATGGACCAGCTATGGCCTCCTGCACCTTCTGTGATCGGCCTCTTTATTTTGACCTCATGAGCGAGTGGGAGAAGTCCTACTTTGGGAACATGGAGCCGAGATACATCACTGTGGCTGCACAGTGA